The Streptomyces laurentii region GTTTCGACCTCTCCAATCTGACCCCGGAGCAGCAGGCGGTCGTCGACCGCATCGAGTCGAAGCTGCCGGCCGACTGGCAGGCCCGCCTCGACGCGACCCGCGCCAAGTACGGTCTGAGCGACTCGACGTGGACCGAGGTCCGCGACAGCGCCATCAACCCGGGCGACTACCAGTGCAAGACGACCTCCCTGTCGACGTATGCCAACGGCCTCCTCGACGGTGTCCAGGACCCGTTCGTGGTGTTCGTCCTCTCCCTCTTCGGCGGCTTCGACGCGCCGACCTACGACGCGCTGGTCTTCGGCAAGGAGTCGGCGGGCAACACCTTCGGTGTCAACGGCGAGTACACCAAGAAGCTCACTTCCGAGATGAAGAACCTGAAGCGCTTCTGGGACATCGACTCGGCCCGGATCCAGATGGTCCCCATGCACGGTGCGGACGTCTTCGCCGACCGTGACCGGCTGGCCCGGACGCTCGCCGTGATGTACGGCGACACGCCCGCGGACAACCTCGACCTGGCGGACCTGTTCATCGAGATGATCGACTCGGAGCCGGCCCTCCAGGGCGGCGCCAACCCGATCTTCACCTTCAACGCCTTCGCCTACAGCGAGGTGGACGACCCGGCGCCGATGGGCATCAGCGACCGGATCATCATGGGTGACGGCATCATGCAGGGCATGAACGCGATCGGTCTGGACGACGTCGCGCCGCGCGGCATCCTGGGCCACGAGTTCGGGCACCACGTGCAGTACCAGAAGAACCTCTTCGAGAGCGACCTGAGGGGCCCGGAGGCCACCCGCCGCACCGAGCTGATGGCGGACGCGTTCGGCACGTACTACCTGACCCACTCCCGCGGCGAGGCCCTGAACGCCGCCCGGGTCCTCAACACCCAGAAGTCGTTCTACCAGGTCGGTGACTGCAGCTTCACCAGCTCCGGCCACCACGGCACGCCCAACCAGCGCTTCAACTCCTCCAACTGGGGTGCGAGCGTGGCCAACGACGCGCCGAACCAGGGGCACATCCTGCCGGCGATGACCCTGGACAAGATGTTCGAGGTCAAGCTGCCGGACCTGGTCAAGCCGGACGTCAACTGACAACGACGTCCGACCGTGAGTCACCCGACCGCCGGCCGACCGGCTGAGCGGTCGCGTGGCTGAACACCCGTGGGACGGGCCGGAGCACACCCGCCGGCCCGTCTCGCGTTTCCCCGACTCCCGCCCGCCGGGCCGGTGTTCACAGCCAGCCGTGGCGATTGGCCTGGACGCCGAGCTGGAAGCGGGTCTTGGCGCCGAGCATCTCCTGCAGCCGGGCGATACGCCGGGCCACGGTCCGCTCGCTCACCCCGAGTTCACGGGCGATCGACTCGTCGGTCAGCCCCGCGCTCAGATAGCTGAGCAACTGCCGCCCCTCGGGGGTGGCTTCGCTGCCCGCGGTCTCACCCGCCGGCGGCAGCGGCACGGCGATCCGCCAGTACGACTCGAAGACGCCGATCACCCCGTCCAGGAGCCCCGACGGCTGGACGATGATGCTGTGGTGCCCCGAACGGTCGGGGGCGGTGACGGACACGACGGCGAAACGGTCGTCGCAGACCAGCACGTTGAGGGCGACGTCCGGGAAGACCCGCGCCTGCTCCCCGTGCGCGACGCAGTCGCGCGCCAGCTCCAACGCCTTCGGATCCTGAAGGATGTTGGCGCTGTACACCACCCGGTAGGCGATGCCCCGGTCGAGCGCGTCCAGCGTCCCCGGGCCGACCTCCAGGACCCGGTCCCCACCGCCCACCGGACCGATCGACAGCGCCCGCACCTGCTCCACGGCCTCGTTGTGGACGCGGAGCTGGACCGCCTTGGGCCGGCCGGAGGTGTCGACGACCTCGACGTAACTCGAACCGGCGGTGTGGTCCAGCCAGAACTGGGACAGTGTCGTCGCACTCTCGTAGGCGATCCGGGCCTGGCGTGCCCGCCGCTCGGCGACCGCCTCCAGGACCGCGCGCGGCGGCTGGGCGGTCAGTCTGCCGTTCCGGCGCGAGACCAGACCGATGTCGCTGAGTTCGTCCACCGCGTCCGTCAGGTCGTCCGCGGGAGGCCCGGCGGGTGGTGCCGGCCGGTCGGTGAGCTCGGCCAGGGTCCGCGGACCCCGTTCCACGAGCGTGAGGTAGACGGCCTCCGCCGTCGCGGAGAGACCGAGAGCCTGCAACGGGCGCCCTGCGCGCATGTTCCCCCAACCCGGCGGCGCCGTACGGCACCGCCCCCGTCCCCACGACCCGGGTGACCGCCACTCCGCTGATGATTGAAGATTGAAGATCGACAGACTAACACCACATGATCATGTGAACGGGAGAGGTCTTTCCACCCTATTTACCGGCGCGCAGGAAGGCGGGGATCCCCTCACGGGTCGGATAGTCGGGCAGGGGAGCGGGCCTGCCCCGCAGGAACGCGGTGATGACGGCGGCGGCCCGCTCGTCGTTGTCGTCCAGTCCGTTCCACATGCGGTGTCCGACCCCCGGCAGGTACTGCGTGCGCTCGATGGCGGGATCCTCGGCGAGGACCGCGGTCTCCCACCGGCGGATCTGGGAGGAGCATTCGGCGATCATCAGCATCGCCGGTGTCCGGGACCGCCTCAACAGCGGTGCGAGGGACGGTGATTCCTCGATCGTCCGCTGGATGCGCAGGCTGGCGGCGGGGCTGAAGGAGAAGTTGTCCGCGGTGTTCTCGACCGGGATGCGGTGCGCGTCGCGCGCGCAGTAGGCGGACGCGGTGTCGCTGCCGAGGTCCGCGGCGGTGAAGGCGTTGTCGCCCTCGGCCTGTCCGACCAGTCCGGTCCCGGGGGAGAGGAGCCCGAGCCGCATCAGGCCGAACGCCACGGCGTACCGGGGGAGATACGTGGATCGCGGCCCGGTCACGGCCGGGGCGAGGTCCCGCGCGGACTCCCGGCCCTTGTGCCCGGCGAGGCGCGCGGTGGGGCCGTCCATCGGGCCGGGTTCGGCGATGATCGCCCGGTGCAGACGGGCGGCGACGGCCGGGTCGGCCACGGCCCGGGTGAGGACGGTGCCGCCCGCGGAGAAGCCGAGGACGTCGGCCTTGCCCCGGCCCAGGCGGTCCACGAAGGCGGCGAGATCGCGGACCGACCGCGCGATCGAGTAGTCGGCCAGGGGGAGCAGGTCGCTGCGCCCGCCGCCGGCCTGCTCGTACGCGTAGACGTCGTACCCCCGGCCGGCCAGGAGCCGCAGGAACCGGTGGTCGATCTCCGCGATGCCGCGGACCGGTCCGCCGTGGAGGTACACCAGCGGGACGGGCTGCCGGGGGCCGCCGTTCGCGGGCGGGTAGTGGTACACCGCGACCCGGCTGCCGGTGGCCAGCGTCCAGTGCCGCGTGGCGACGAACGGCAGGTCGGGCGGGAGGCGGCGGGCCGTCGGCACGGCCGGGACGCAGACCGTCGCCGTCAGCGCCGCCGCGACGGCCACCGGCAGGAACGGCGCCATTCGCCCCCGCCACGCGCGTCGCCGGCTCCGCCACAGCGCGAACGCGGCCCCCACCCCGAGGGTCGCCGCCCATGCGACGAGCCCTGAACCCGCCCCGTCGGTGAGCACGATCAGGGCGAGGAACGCGACGGCCAACGCTGCGACGGCGCCCAGGAACATGGCTAATCGTCCCGCCGTGCGGCCGAGCCGTCGAGCGGACAGTCGTCGAGCGGGCAGGGGCATGGCAGACCTCCGGCACGTAGTTTCAGAACGCCGTTTCAAAACGACGCTACCAGGGCGGGTAGGCTGCCGGGCGTGGGAAGGCCGAGAACGAACGACGAGGCCGTCAGGGAACGGCTCGTGGAGTGCGCGACCGAGATGCTCGCCACCCGTCCGCGGGAGTCGGTCACGATCCGCGCCGTCGCGGCGGCCGCCGAGGCGTCGACGACGGCGGTGTACTCCCTGTTCGGCGGCAAGGACGGGCTGATCGGCGCGGTGCGCGACCGGGCGGTCGCCGGTCTGTTCCGGGATCTGTCGGCGGTCCGGCCCTCCGCGGACCCGCTCGCCGACCTCTGCGCGCTGGGTGTCGCCTACCGCCGCTGGGGCTGCGAGAACCGGCATCTGTACACGGTGCTGTTCGGCGGCGTGCAGTCCTTCGAACCGTCGGGGCACGTGGGCGCCGCCGACCCGATCCGTCCCCTCCTCGCCGCCATCGACCGCGGCCTGACCGCGTCCGTCCTCGCCGGCGACGCGACGGAGATCGCCCTGTCGGTCTGGGGGACCCTGCACGGGCTCGTGACCCTCCAACTGGCCGGCGCCCTCGACACCGCCACGGCCGACGTCGCGTTCCGGTCGACCATCCGCGCCATGCTGCGCGGATGGACCACCCCGGACGTGTTCCGCCGCCTGCGCCAGGACGAGCCCGCGCCCTGACGGGATCGGATCCCCTCGCGCGCCGCCCCGTGACGACCAGCGGGCGACACGCCCCCGAGGTGTCGCCCGCGTCCCCCGCGCCGTATCGCCTACGGCCTCGCGCCGCTCAGGCCTTCACCCGGTCGGAGACCACCATGATCACCAGCCCGAGCGCCGCGATCACGATGTTCGCGTACAACTCCCGCCCCTCCAGGAACCAGACGTGATCCGTCAGCAGCCGGGTCACCCCCATCAGCTTGAACCAGCCTCCGGTCAGCTCGCGGAGGATCCCGCAGACGCCGAAGACCATCACCAGAAAACCCGTGACCTCGAGAATCCTCTTCATGCCGTCGATCATGGCCAGGCGCCGCCCCGTCCCGCGTCGGCCACCGGTATCCGGCCCGCGCCCCTCCGTACGACCGAAGTATCCGGGCCCGCGACTTTGGTATCGCCCGGGCGCCTCCGCCGCCGCCCTCGGCTGCGTACATTTCGGGTATGACACGCACGGCACGCCCGGAACGCCACACCTGGCTGTTCCCCTCCCACCTGGTCGAGGCCGCCCGCCACGACGGAGCCGGGCCGGACCAGGGGCGACCGCGGCGCACCGTACGGGACTGGGTGGTCGACACCGCGATCTTCCTGCTCGCCGCGCTCGTCGGCGTCCTCGCCGCCGAGACCAGCGCCCAGTACAGCAGCGAGGTCGTCAACCTCGTCGACCAGATCGTCGGCGGGCTCGCCTGCTGCGCCGTCTGGCTGCGCCGCCGCCGGCCGGTCGGACTCGCCGTCACCCTGTGCGTGGTCAGCGTCTTCGCGCCCACCGCCGGCGGCGCCCTGCTCGCCGCGCTGTTCAGCGTGGCCGTACGCCGCCCCTTCCGCGAGGTCGCCTGGATCGGGCTGCTCGCCGTCGGCACCTCCACCGTCCAGGTCTTCGTCCGCCCCGAGCCCGGCACCAGCAACATCCTCGGCATCGGCATCGGCGTCGTCCTCATCCTCCTCGTCACCGCCTGGGGCATGCTGGTGCGCTCCCGCCGCCAGCTCGTCGAGGCGCTGCGCGACCGGGCCGTACGCGCCGAGGCCGAGGCCGGACTGCGCGCCGAACAGGCCCAGCGGCAGGCCCGCGAGGCCATCGCCCGCGAGATGCACGATGTCCTGGCCCACCGGCTCACCCTGCTCAGCGTGCACGCGGGCGCCCTGGAGTTCCGCCCCGACGCCCCGCCCGCGCAGGTCGCCCGCGCCGCCGGCGTCATCCGCGACAGCGCCCACGAAGCCCTCCAGGACCTGCGCGAGATCATCGGCGTGCTGCGCGCCCCCGACGAGGAGGGCGGCGCCGCCAACCGCCCCCAGCCCACCCTCGTCACCCTCGACAGCCTCGTCGCCGAAGTCCGCGA contains the following coding sequences:
- a CDS encoding hypothetical protein (identified by MetaGeneAnnotator; putative;~sequence version:1), producing the protein MKKTLSVAASLVIAATCGLGMSLPAQAADTTDAPTAASQSPRSGFDLSNLTPEQQAVVDRIESKLPADWQARLDATRAKYGLSDSTWTEVRDSAINPGDYQCKTTSLSTYANGLLDGVQDPFVVFVLSLFGGFDAPTYDALVFGKESAGNTFGVNGEYTKKLTSEMKNLKRFWDIDSARIQMVPMHGADVFADRDRLARTLAVMYGDTPADNLDLADLFIEMIDSEPALQGGANPIFTFNAFAYSEVDDPAPMGISDRIIMGDGIMQGMNAIGLDDVAPRGILGHEFGHHVQYQKNLFESDLRGPEATRRTELMADAFGTYYLTHSRGEALNAARVLNTQKSFYQVGDCSFTSSGHHGTPNQRFNSSNWGASVANDAPNQGHILPAMTLDKMFEVKLPDLVKPDVN
- a CDS encoding hypothetical protein (identified by MetaGeneAnnotator; putative;~sequence version:1), whose translation is MQALGLSATAEAVYLTLVERGPRTLAELTDRPAPPAGPPADDLTDAVDELSDIGLVSRRNGRLTAQPPRAVLEAVAERRARQARIAYESATTLSQFWLDHTAGSSYVEVVDTSGRPKAVQLRVHNEAVEQVRALSIGPVGGGDRVLEVGPGTLDALDRGIAYRVVYSANILQDPKALELARDCVAHGEQARVFPDVALNVLVCDDRFAVVSVTAPDRSGHHSIIVQPSGLLDGVIGVFESYWRIAVPLPPAGETAGSEATPEGRQLLSYLSAGLTDESIARELGVSERTVARRIARLQEMLGAKTRFQLGVQANRHGWL
- a CDS encoding hypothetical protein (Alpha/beta hydrolase family; pfam12697;~Esterases and lipases (includes fungal lipases, cholinesterases, etc.) These enzymes act on carboxylic esters (EC: 3.1.1.-). The catalytic apparatus involves three residues (catalytic triad): a serine, a glutamate or aspartate and a histidine.These...; cl12031;~identified by MetaGeneAnnotator; putative;~predicted protein [Streptomyces viridochromogenes DSM40736]); translated protein: MFLGAVAALAVAFLALIVLTDGAGSGLVAWAATLGVGAAFALWRSRRRAWRGRMAPFLPVAVAAALTATVCVPAVPTARRLPPDLPFVATRHWTLATGSRVAVYHYPPANGGPRQPVPLVYLHGGPVRGIAEIDHRFLRLLAGRGYDVYAYEQAGGGRSDLLPLADYSIARSVRDLAAFVDRLGRGKADVLGFSAGGTVLTRAVADPAVAARLHRAIIAEPGPMDGPTARLAGHKGRESARDLAPAVTGPRSTYLPRYAVAFGLMRLGLLSPGTGLVGQAEGDNAFTAADLGSDTASAYCARDAHRIPVENTADNFSFSPAASLRIQRTIEESPSLAPLLRRSRTPAMLMIAECSSQIRRWETAVLAEDPAIERTQYLPGVGHRMWNGLDDNDERAAAVITAFLRGRPAPLPDYPTREGIPAFLRAGK
- a CDS encoding hypothetical protein (identified by MetaGeneAnnotator; putative;~predicted protein [Streptomyces viridochromogenes DSM40736]); this encodes MECATEMLATRPRESVTIRAVAAAAEASTTAVYSLFGGKDGLIGAVRDRAVAGLFRDLSAVRPSADPLADLCALGVAYRRWGCENRHLYTVLFGGVQSFEPSGHVGAADPIRPLLAAIDRGLTASVLAGDATEIALSVWGTLHGLVTLQLAGALDTATADVAFRSTIRAMLRGWTTPDVFRRLRQDEPAP
- a CDS encoding hypothetical protein (identified by MetaGeneAnnotator; putative;~sequence version:1), which encodes MIDGMKRILEVTGFLVMVFGVCGILRELTGGWFKLMGVTRLLTDHVWFLEGRELYANIVIAALGLVIMVVSDRVKA
- a CDS encoding integral membrane sensor signal transduction histidine kinase (Histidine kinase-, DNA gyrase B-, and HSP90-like ATPase; pfam02518;~Histidine kinase; pfam07730;~KEGG: sgr:SGR_1281 two-component system sensor kinase; PFAM: histidine kinase dimerisation and phosphoacceptor region; ATP-binding region ATPase domain protein; SMART: ATP-binding region ATPase domain protein;~identified by MetaGeneAnnotator; putative;~integral membrane sensor signal transduction histidine kinase [Streptomyces flavogriseus ATCC33331]), coding for MTRTARPERHTWLFPSHLVEAARHDGAGPDQGRPRRTVRDWVVDTAIFLLAALVGVLAAETSAQYSSEVVNLVDQIVGGLACCAVWLRRRRPVGLAVTLCVVSVFAPTAGGALLAALFSVAVRRPFREVAWIGLLAVGTSTVQVFVRPEPGTSNILGIGIGVVLILLVTAWGMLVRSRRQLVEALRDRAVRAEAEAGLRAEQAQRQAREAIAREMHDVLAHRLTLLSVHAGALEFRPDAPPAQVARAAGVIRDSAHEALQDLREIIGVLRAPDEEGGAANRPQPTLVTLDSLVAEVREAGMKVVLDSTVTEPGAVPAATGRTVYRIAQEALTNARKHAPGAEVTLTLRGRPGEGLTLDVANPAPTGPVPHVPGSGQGLIGLTERATLAGGRLTHGPAPDGGFALHAWLPWPV